One segment of Leucoraja erinacea ecotype New England chromosome 7, Leri_hhj_1, whole genome shotgun sequence DNA contains the following:
- the LOC129698994 gene encoding secreted phosphoprotein 24-like, whose translation MKSFLLAIAAVQILHCSGVPNPEDALRAAITKLNEISEISHLCGIIRSTITDLSPTGKISYNVDLAFSVQETVCSKNSGLEFDDSSCIFRPVRIAETASCRSRVKYLADEVLDVDVECHGFGKVKGNGDSVDKVKVNGVPSKRGKGQSEPAAGTQRPSKPPKRGKDYRKPHQRFHYNEGSSELINSSEEMRIISEELSNEESSMENNDDSRARHRRH comes from the exons ATGAAATCCTTCCTCCTCGCCATCGCTGCCGTGCAGATCCTCCATTGCTCAG GAGTACCAAACCCAGAGGATGCTCTGAGAGCAGCAATAACAAAGCTGAACGAGATAAGTGAAATCAGTCATCTCTGTGGCATAATCCGCAGCACAATAACAGAT CTTTCTCCCACAGGAAAAATCTCCTACAATGTGGACTTAGCATTTTCTGTTCAAGAAACAGTCTGCTCCAAAAATTCTGGGCTGGAATTTGATGATTCCAGCTGCATCTTCCGACCAGTGAGAATCGCT gAGACTGCTAGCTGCAGAAGCCGAGTGAAATATTTGGCCGATGAAGTCCTGGACGTGGATGTGGAATGTCATGGCTTCGGGAAAGTCAAGGGTAATGGAGACTCGGTGGATAAAGTGAAGGTTAATGGAGTACCATCCAAAAGGGGCAAAGGTCAGAGTGAACCAGCTGCAGGAACACAGAGACCCAGCAAGCCACCCAAAAGGGGAAAAGACTACAGAAAGCCACATCAAAGATTCCACTACAATGAAGGATCTTCAGAATTAATCAATAGCAGCGAAGAG ATGAGAATCATCTCAGAAGAATTATCGAATGAGGAGTCATCAATG GAGAACAATGACGATTCAAGAGCCCGACATCGCCGACACTAA